The Fortiea contorta PCC 7126 genome has a segment encoding these proteins:
- a CDS encoding DnaJ C-terminal domain-containing protein yields MAATDFKDYYAILGVSKTASPEEIKQAFRKLARKFHPDVNPGNKQAEASFKEINEAYEVLSDPDKRKKYDQFGQYWKQAGEGFPGGGAGVDMGGFDFSQYGSFDDFVNELLGRFGGGSPRGASQSYSYRTSTGRPSGFGGFNDFGFQDVGGGAAQDIEAPISLTFAEAFAGIQKRFSLGNETIDVRIPGGAKSGTRLRVRGKGQINPATQQRGDLYLKVELQPHTFFQIEGDNLVCEMPITPDEATLGATIDVPTPDGLVNVKLPAGVRSGQSLRLRGKGWPLAKGGRGDQLVKVAIVPPKELSPQEREYYEKIRAIRTYNPRSHLQQIKL; encoded by the coding sequence ATGGCTGCAACCGACTTCAAAGACTATTATGCAATTTTGGGAGTCAGTAAGACTGCCAGTCCAGAAGAAATTAAACAAGCTTTTCGTAAACTCGCCCGCAAGTTTCACCCAGATGTCAACCCAGGTAATAAGCAAGCCGAAGCCAGCTTTAAAGAAATTAATGAAGCCTACGAGGTGTTGTCAGACCCAGATAAACGCAAAAAATATGACCAATTTGGTCAATATTGGAAACAAGCAGGCGAAGGCTTCCCCGGTGGTGGTGCTGGGGTGGATATGGGCGGTTTTGACTTCAGTCAATATGGTAGTTTTGATGATTTCGTCAATGAGTTGCTAGGGCGTTTTGGCGGTGGTAGCCCGCGCGGTGCAAGTCAGAGCTATTCTTATCGTACCTCCACTGGTAGACCCAGTGGTTTTGGTGGATTTAATGACTTTGGCTTTCAAGATGTCGGTGGGGGTGCTGCTCAAGATATTGAAGCCCCAATTTCCTTGACTTTTGCGGAAGCTTTTGCAGGAATTCAAAAGCGTTTTAGTTTGGGTAACGAAACTATTGATGTGCGGATTCCCGGTGGCGCTAAATCTGGTACTCGCTTGCGGGTGCGCGGTAAAGGTCAAATTAACCCAGCGACTCAACAACGGGGAGATTTATATCTCAAGGTGGAACTCCAGCCCCATACATTTTTCCAAATTGAAGGGGATAATCTTGTCTGTGAAATGCCGATTACACCAGATGAAGCTACCCTCGGCGCGACAATCGATGTACCTACCCCTGATGGTTTGGTGAACGTCAAGCTTCCCGCTGGTGTGCGTTCTGGTCAATCACTGCGCCTCCGGGGTAAGGGTTGGCCTTTAGCTAAGGGTGGACGCGGTGACCAGTTGGTCAAGGTGGCGATTGTCCCACCAAAGGAACTCAGCCCACAAGAGCGGGAGTATTATGAAAAAATCCGGGCTATACGTACTTATAATCCCCGCAGCCATTTACAGCAAATTAAGTTGTAA
- a CDS encoding glutathione S-transferase family protein, which produces MLTLYHAPISPNSRRVWITLIEKGLEFELVEIKLNEEQFTPEFLAINPLHHIPALVDDDFKIIESLAILDYLEVKYPKPAMLPTEAKDLAIARMVQLVTVNELLPATTVFLPQVLGLPGENPEKIEQAKQKISVVMKLLESLHDQRPYFGSEQLTLADVVAGTVVPWLPIIGIPLNDYPKMQAWCDRLIARPSWQTTETTPEAMEAFKAVFMARMTPASAV; this is translated from the coding sequence ATGCTGACACTTTATCATGCACCGATTTCGCCTAACTCCCGTCGCGTCTGGATTACTCTCATCGAAAAAGGACTGGAGTTTGAATTAGTAGAAATTAAATTAAATGAAGAGCAATTTACACCAGAATTTCTCGCAATTAACCCTTTGCATCACATTCCAGCTTTAGTGGATGACGATTTTAAAATAATTGAATCTCTAGCAATTTTAGATTATTTAGAGGTCAAGTACCCGAAACCTGCGATGTTGCCGACAGAGGCCAAAGATTTAGCGATCGCTAGGATGGTACAATTAGTAACAGTGAATGAACTTTTACCAGCGACTACCGTATTTTTACCTCAAGTGCTCGGCTTACCCGGAGAGAACCCAGAAAAAATCGAGCAAGCCAAGCAAAAAATTTCCGTAGTCATGAAATTATTAGAAAGCCTACATGACCAGCGCCCTTATTTTGGTAGCGAACAGCTAACCTTAGCTGACGTAGTAGCGGGAACCGTCGTACCCTGGTTGCCAATAATAGGTATTCCCCTCAATGATTATCCCAAAATGCAGGCTTGGTGCGATCGCTTAATTGCCCGCCCATCTTGGCAAACCACCGAAACCACACCAGAAGCAATGGAAGCTTTTAAAGCCGTGTTCATGGCGAGGATGACTCCAGCTTCTGCAGTCTAA
- a CDS encoding DUF29 domain-containing protein — MPEIDSNINLKNLYEIDESLWLEETIKLLKSRHLEKLDLENLIEELENLSRRDKAKVASLLEQIIRHLLLLQFWQKESETNSAHWKAEIRSFRTQLKRNLTTNLHQYLEKELTSIYDDALGYVIEKTEGKLDSLPQDCAYTLEQLLDISYLPEKLT; from the coding sequence ATGCCAGAAATTGACTCAAATATCAATTTAAAAAACCTTTATGAAATTGACGAAAGTCTCTGGCTAGAAGAAACAATTAAGCTATTAAAATCTAGACATCTAGAAAAATTAGATTTGGAAAACTTAATTGAGGAACTAGAAAATTTGAGTCGTCGAGACAAAGCCAAGGTAGCTAGTTTATTAGAACAAATAATTAGACATTTGTTGTTGCTGCAATTTTGGCAAAAAGAATCTGAAACTAATTCCGCACACTGGAAAGCAGAAATTAGAAGTTTTAGAACTCAGTTAAAGAGAAATTTGACAACAAATTTACATCAATATTTAGAAAAAGAACTAACATCTATTTATGATGATGCATTAGGATATGTAATTGAGAAAACAGAGGGTAAACTAGACAGCTTACCTCAAGACTGTGCTTACACATTAGAGCAGTTACTTGATATTAGTTATTTACCAGAAAAGTTAACATAG
- a CDS encoding peroxiredoxin family protein, with protein MLTSTDFRGLFNERFFRNFLPIPATNTLRLEIGTPDFQLPDITNGTLVKLSNYRGKQPVLLAFTRIFTEKQYCPFCFPHIKALNENYSEFKNRGIEVLLITSTDERQSQIVVKDLGLQMPLLSDPGCYVFRKYEVGQALGAPLPAQFVLDQEGKLRYKHLFSFLDHNASIETLLGKFNCT; from the coding sequence ATGCTGACTTCAACTGACTTTAGGGGCTTATTTAATGAGCGTTTCTTCCGCAACTTTTTACCAATTCCTGCCACAAATACTCTCAGACTAGAAATAGGCACACCGGATTTTCAATTGCCAGATATTACTAACGGTACCTTGGTAAAATTATCAAATTACCGAGGTAAACAGCCAGTATTACTCGCCTTCACTCGGATATTTACTGAAAAGCAATATTGCCCATTTTGCTTTCCTCATATTAAAGCTTTGAATGAGAATTATAGCGAATTTAAAAATCGAGGCATCGAAGTTTTATTAATTACTAGCACCGACGAAAGGCAGAGTCAAATCGTCGTCAAAGATTTAGGATTACAAATGCCATTACTGAGTGACCCCGGTTGTTATGTGTTTCGGAAATACGAAGTTGGGCAAGCATTGGGAGCACCTTTACCAGCACAGTTTGTGTTAGATCAAGAAGGCAAACTGCGTTATAAACACTTGTTTTCTTTTTTGGATCATAACGCTAGTATTGAAACATTATTAGGCAAATTTAATTGCACATAA
- a CDS encoding peroxiredoxin — protein sequence MSLTYGTEGSLRVGQQAPDFTATAVVDQEFKTIKLSDYRGKYVVLFFYPLDFTFVCPTEITAFSDRYEEFKKINTEILGASVDSEFSHLAWIQTDRKSGGVGDLNYPLVADIRKEISAAYNVLDPAAGIALRGLFIIDKDGIIQHATINNLAFGRSVDETLRTLQAIQYVQSHPDEVCPAGWQPGDQTMVPDPVKSKVYFSAV from the coding sequence ATGTCCCTCACTTACGGAACAGAAGGAAGCCTCCGCGTTGGTCAACAGGCTCCAGACTTTACAGCTACAGCTGTAGTGGATCAAGAATTTAAGACCATTAAACTTTCCGACTATCGTGGTAAGTACGTTGTCTTATTTTTCTATCCTCTAGACTTTACCTTTGTTTGTCCCACTGAAATCACAGCATTTAGCGATCGCTACGAAGAATTCAAGAAAATTAATACGGAAATTCTTGGAGCTTCCGTAGATAGCGAGTTTTCCCACCTTGCTTGGATTCAAACCGATCGCAAATCTGGTGGTGTTGGCGACTTGAATTATCCCTTAGTTGCTGACATTAGAAAAGAGATTAGCGCCGCTTACAACGTCCTCGACCCAGCAGCAGGTATTGCCTTACGCGGTCTGTTCATCATCGATAAAGATGGTATCATCCAGCACGCGACAATCAACAACCTCGCTTTTGGTCGTAGCGTTGATGAAACCTTGCGGACATTGCAAGCAATTCAGTACGTACAATCCCACCCAGACGAAGTTTGCCCTGCAGGTTGGCAACCAGGCGACCAAACAATGGTTCCCGATCCTGTTAAGTCCAAAGTTTACTTCTCTGCCGTTTAA